From Triticum aestivum cultivar Chinese Spring chromosome 4A, IWGSC CS RefSeq v2.1, whole genome shotgun sequence, a single genomic window includes:
- the LOC123083263 gene encoding uncharacterized protein, translated as MATTTEEPTITMETCGDDVSDPTMETIGVLSDVSMASRSLPVGVVSTNFKVTRGFGGIAENVKVNVDRLYLRQVMTGWDANQSDVIQPNAVTGLGKTAVNNWGVYDGAGSKAELVAKTHGMHTLAGKWSNWFTLAFVVGRFEASTLQVMGANDEDEADNDWAIVGGTGEFAMARGIIRRRVYSITNNTLTHALTIEFFCHMTEVVPSPTKRGTVGGNRGTLPREMEGKSQRLENVTIYHVGAVEGFQFSYVDEDGKIRTTDTWGRVHPDPLRKTEIKFGPSEFVKKVNGAQRGGEGWLSRFEIVTTHKTYGPFGVDNGTPNFSYTVPEDETVVGFFGNTDNIFVTSIGVYTI; from the exons ATGGCCACAACCACCGAAGAACCCACCATCACCATGGAGACCTGCGGCGACGACGTCTCCGACCCAACCATGGAGACCATCGGCGTCCTCTCTGATGTCTCCATGGCGAGCAGAAGCCTCCCCGTAGGCGTCGTCTCCACCAATTTCAAGGTCACTCGTGGCTTCGGTGGAATCGCGGAGAACGTCAAGGTGAACGTCGACAGGCTGTATCTACGCCAGGTCATGACGGGCTGGGACGCGAATCAGTCAGACGTGATACAGCCCAATGCCGTGACAGGGCTAGGTAAAACTGCTGTGAACAACTGGGGTGTCTATGACGGTGCTGGCTCCAAGGCGGAACTTGTTGCCAAAACGCACGGTATGCACACACTTGCTGGCAAATGGAGCAATTGGTTTACCCTGGCGTTTGTGGTCGGAAG GTTCGAAGCGTCCACTCTTCAGGTTATGGGAGCTAATGATGAGGATGAAGCAGATAATGACTGGGCCATTGTAGGTGGGACCGGTGAATTCGCAATGGCTCGCGGTATCATCCGGAGAAGAGTATATAGTATAACAAACAATACATTAACACATGCGCTTACTATTGAATTCTTCTGCCACATGACGGAG GTCGTCCCTTCACCTACAAAGAGAGGAACAGTTGGTGGAAATAGAGGCACCCTGCCTCGGGAAATGGAAGGCAAATCCCAACGTCTAGAAAATGTGACAATCTACCATGTAGGTGCAGTTGAAGGGTTTCAATTTTCCTACGTGGACGAAGATGGGAAAATCCGCACCACTGATACTTGGGGTCGAGTACATCCTGATCCTTTGCGCAAGACGGAA ATAAAGTTTGGCCCATCAGAGTTTGTGAAAAAGGTCAATGGGGCTCAGAGAGGAGGCGAGGGCTGGCTGTCAAGATTTGAGATCGTCACCACCCACAAAACGTATGGTCCTTTTGGAGTTGACAATGGCACTCCAAATTTCAGTTATACCGTGCCGGAGGACGAGACGGTGGTGGGTTTCTTTGGAAACACTGATAACATTTTCGTCACTTCGATTGGTGTTTATACCATCTAA